One Anas platyrhynchos isolate ZD024472 breed Pekin duck chromosome 2, IASCAAS_PekinDuck_T2T, whole genome shotgun sequence DNA segment encodes these proteins:
- the RPRD1A gene encoding regulation of nuclear pre-mRNA domain-containing protein 1A isoform X2: MSAFSEAALERKLSELSNSQQSVQTLSLWLIHHRKHSALIVSVWERELRKAKPNRKLTFLYLANDVIQNSKRKGPEFTKDFAPVIVEAFKHVSSESDESCKKHLGRVLSIWEERSVYENDVLEQLRQALYGDRKVRKRTYEQIKVDENNCSPRSSPTDPPQTTDLIRALQELENAASGDAAVHQRIASLPLEVQDVSLLDRITDKESGEQLSKMVDDACMLLADYNGRLAAEIDDRKQLTRMLSDFLRCQKEFLAEKEHKLELLLQVVDMDLSPNDVTIH, translated from the exons ATGTCGGCGTTCTCGGAGGCGGCGCTGGAGCGGAAGCTGTCGGAGCTGAGCAACTCTCAGCAGAGCGTGCAGACGCTGAGCCTGTGGCTCATCCACCACCGCAAGCACTCGGCGCTCATCGTCAGCGTGTGGGAGCGGGAGCTGCGCAAAG cAAAACCAAATAGGAAGCTGACATTCCTGTACTTGGCCAATGATGTCATACAGAACAGCAAAAGGAAAGGACCAGAATTTACAAAAGACTTTGCTCCAGTAATAGTGGAGGCTTTTAAGCATGTTTCAAG TGAGTCTGATGAAAGTTGTAAAAAGCACCTTGGCCGAGTGCTGTCGATCTGGGAAGAAAGGTCTGTTTATGAAAACGATGTGTTAGAACAACTTAGGCAAGCATTGT atGGAGACAGAAAGGTGAGGAAGCGTACATATGAACAGATAAAAGTTGATGAAAATAACTGTTCACCTCGAAGTTCTCCCACTGACCCTCCACAG ACCACAGATCTCATTAGAGCGTTACAAGAACTAGAAAATGCTGCCTCTGGGGATGCAGCAGTTCATCAGAGAATAGCCTCTTTGCCTCTAGAGGTCCAAGATGTGTCCCTATTAGACAGGATAACAG ATAAGGAATCTGGAGAGCAACTTTCCAAAATGGTAGATGATGCATGTATGTTGCTGGCGGATTACAATGGCAGGTTGGCAGCTGAAATAGATGATAGAAAACAGCTAACTCGAATGTTGTCAGACTTCCTGCGATGTCAAAAAGAATTCCTTGCAGAGAAAGAACATAAGCTGGAA CTTCTGTTGCAGGTGGTGGACATGGACCTATCTCCTAATGATGTCACCATCCATTAG
- the RPRD1A gene encoding regulation of nuclear pre-mRNA domain-containing protein 1A isoform X3 — protein MSAFSEAALERKLSELSNSQQSVQTLSLWLIHHRKHSALIVSVWERELRKAKPNRKLTFLYLANDVIQNSKRKGPEFTKDFAPVIVEAFKHVSSESDESCKKHLGRVLSIWEERSVYENDVLEQLRQALYGDRKVRKRTYEQIKVDENNCSPRSSPTDPPQTTDLIRALQELENAASGDAAVHQRIASLPLEVQDVSLLDRITDKESGEQLSKMVDDACMLLADYNGRLAAEIDDRKQLTRMLSDFLRCQKEFLAEKEHKLEVVDMDLSPNDVTIH, from the exons ATGTCGGCGTTCTCGGAGGCGGCGCTGGAGCGGAAGCTGTCGGAGCTGAGCAACTCTCAGCAGAGCGTGCAGACGCTGAGCCTGTGGCTCATCCACCACCGCAAGCACTCGGCGCTCATCGTCAGCGTGTGGGAGCGGGAGCTGCGCAAAG cAAAACCAAATAGGAAGCTGACATTCCTGTACTTGGCCAATGATGTCATACAGAACAGCAAAAGGAAAGGACCAGAATTTACAAAAGACTTTGCTCCAGTAATAGTGGAGGCTTTTAAGCATGTTTCAAG TGAGTCTGATGAAAGTTGTAAAAAGCACCTTGGCCGAGTGCTGTCGATCTGGGAAGAAAGGTCTGTTTATGAAAACGATGTGTTAGAACAACTTAGGCAAGCATTGT atGGAGACAGAAAGGTGAGGAAGCGTACATATGAACAGATAAAAGTTGATGAAAATAACTGTTCACCTCGAAGTTCTCCCACTGACCCTCCACAG ACCACAGATCTCATTAGAGCGTTACAAGAACTAGAAAATGCTGCCTCTGGGGATGCAGCAGTTCATCAGAGAATAGCCTCTTTGCCTCTAGAGGTCCAAGATGTGTCCCTATTAGACAGGATAACAG ATAAGGAATCTGGAGAGCAACTTTCCAAAATGGTAGATGATGCATGTATGTTGCTGGCGGATTACAATGGCAGGTTGGCAGCTGAAATAGATGATAGAAAACAGCTAACTCGAATGTTGTCAGACTTCCTGCGATGTCAAAAAGAATTCCTTGCAGAGAAAGAACATAAGCTGGAA GTGGTGGACATGGACCTATCTCCTAATGATGTCACCATCCATTAG